AGATCTGCACATGCTGCGGCTAATGGTCTCCAGGAGGATGGCACCAAAAGCAAATATATCGTTCTTCATTGATACAATACCACGCATAGCGTATTCTGGAGCCATATATGCACTGAATGGTCAAAGAAAAATGGAACCTCAGCAAagaaaaattatggaaaattaaacaaaaggaaaaaagaaaaatcaacatTCATGAAATGTACTTAGGGAAATATTTGTGTGGAATAACATCTCACACTGTGCCTGCTATGAGACTCTCAGTGATCTCATCATTCAACACCATAGAGAACTCAAAATCAATATTCTTAGGATTCATATCACAATCCAAGAGGATGTTGCTTGGTTTCAGATCTCTATGGACAATGTGCTGTTCATGTAGGTAATGTATGCCCTGGGCTACCTGCTCAAGTATCCGGGAGACGGAAGGCCAATCAAGCAGGGACTCTGCAAAAATTGTAACAAAAGCACCCAGAAGAAACTACTAGGTTATAAtattcaataaatttaattaagaGAATATTTGGCCAAGAGGTAAAAACTATGATGTATATTTGAGTAGTGGAAACTTGCCATGGATTTTTGTGTACAAGGTTCCATTCGGCACATATTCTTCGACCCAAAATAAGACTCTTTCTTTAGCTGGACGAATTTTGTGTTTCAACAGCCGCATTATCACAGAAGATGatccaagttcatggccgtatCCTACAACTTTCACTATGTTTTGGTGTTGAAGCTTTGAAGCCAGGAGAAGTTTTTGATCATATGTACAACACCAGCCTGATAATTTGTGTGGTCTTTTAAATATCTTGATTGCAACCACATTCCCATCAATTAACACACCCTGAAAATTACAAACACGAGGTTACATGATTGACTTGTTAGGGTGGGTTGCAAACAAAAAGTGCATTGCTTGATAGACTTGTTGAACCTGATATGTAGTGTTAGTGTGTTACAACAAGTAAAATTAAAGAATAACTTCTCAtcaattaaaattttaatttccATATATTTTAGTTTGTGGACTTATGCTAAGGTGTCACTGAAAGCATGGGACATTACCACGGTCTAAAAAATATGAATTTGCTAACTAATATCTACTATTCCATCTTTTTAAAAATGTAAGGAGTTTTTCGGCTCGATGCAGTCTCCATGATTAGCTTTGAGCCTTTGACTGTTAATATCACAGACATTGTATTTGTTCGAGTGCATAAAATTGACTTCATATGAAATACTTCAAATATATGAATCTGATTATAGTAATTCTCTATGGAATAATCTATAAATTCTTAGACTAATTGTTGGTCAGATTAAAAGGTTTGAATCATGGGTTATTGCATGCCCACCTTATAGAAACGAAAAGGAGGGGGTCGTATTATATATTTGTAAAGTATATTGAACTTTATAAGTGCattgcttttcaaaaaaaaactttataagTGCAGCTCAATAGATCAATCAACTCAAATTTTCTGTGCTCGTCGCATTGTCATCACCATACAGGGAAGATATTGGCAACTCATTAGGAAACTTAATTCAGAATAAGTGAACAATCTGTTTTTGAACATTTGAAAAGGCAAGTTACCTTCGGATGCCAAGAACAGAGAATGTTCTATCACAATCCCATAGGAGTCAAAGTATAGAAGGGTCAGTCACAAACAAGTAAATTTGGTTAAGATTTTAAACCTACATTGGTCGCTAGATTTTAATTGTTTCTAATGTAACTCTTTTGAATTGAAAATGCAATATGCATAATAAAGCAAAAAATTCATGTATTTCGACTATAGTGGATTTTACCAGTGAAACATTGGTAAATGTCTATGAGCATCCAttttctgaagaaaaaaaaaagtcaagctGTGTTgtgatttgtgaagcatcatcatCATTCAGTCTGGCAGCGGATAAAAGTAACAGAATGATGGGATCATTGATGTTGCTGTTTTACTGAAAAGTGTCTCATTGCATTAATAAAGGTAAAATATAAAGATGCACAAACTTATTGCAACCCGTTAACCCCTTTATGGCTCTCTTTTTTATGTTTCACTTGCAAATGAGTGATAAGTTCATTGATATAGCCAACAAATTCTGTGCCAGTTCCTTCTTATCAGGTCAAAAATTACTAAAGCCTTTGCACCCGTTATTCAGCATTAGATTTTAGGGTTCCCAAATATGCCAAAGTGACCCATCTTTTGTTCAGTACACAAGAAAACTTATCATACATACCAAAGAGACTAACAATTTGAAATCCATTAGGACTACTATTTCTTCTTTGATGGAATGAATGCATATATAGTCTGGCTTACGAAGCATTGTAATTTATTTTAATTGTAGTACATTTGCAATTAACACTTGGAACAAATATAATTGAACATTCAAACTAGTCTACTTATTATGCTGAACAATGATTCAACATAGTCAACATAATTCAATTACTgctccaaacaactgaacctaacattaaaaaaaatcaatgcaATGCTTGAAGTGATTTACCCTAAGACTTACAacgtctatatttaatatttgcaTAATGTCTAGTTTAAAGGTTGGAATAGTTCATCGCAATGCATGTGGCTATGTCATGTGTATGTAATACAAAGTTTCTCGTGGGGACATTATTGCTAACAAATTTTAAATATCAAGCATGTTGATGAGTACCTTGTAGACCTTGCACGAGCCACCTTCTCCGATGATGTTCCCGCCATTTATAGCATCCTTTAACTCAGATAAACAGAAGTTTTTTAGGGCTGACATGCATGGAAACAAACCTTTAGTTTAGCTTATGCGACCATGAAGCTGATGTGGTCATAAAATTATTTTGAATAGAGCAGAACCGTACACATGGATagttttgaaaaagaaaaataataaagtGACAATCATTGGTAACTAGTATAGATAAACTTTACCTATGAACTTGTGCATAGGTAATGACTTTATCTAAGGTAATTATTAAATGTAGTTTTTAGGGTGATTTATGCTGAATTAACCCACTAAAGGACCAAGTTAGCAGAATACCATCTTACCTACTAAAGGAGTAAAGGGGGCATCGTTTCCTGTTAGTACAATGTTCTCCTCACCGTTCAAATCAGACCTGCCATTATTACCATATATTGATAAGAAACTTTATTTTAGATCGGTGAAAACTAAAAAATGATTGATGCCACAAAGCTTGCAAGTTATTATAAGGTTTGTTCATCAACTTCATCCAGTAGTGAATAAAGGATGGAAATGGGAAAATACATAGGTGCATTTGGAAGACTCCAGGGCAAGAAGTGTACATCTTAGAATACATAGGTGTACTTCCGGTCTCTCAGCACTAACAAGCCGTCAAAAGACACTTATAATACAAACAGCCATATGTACCTAGCATCTTCAGTTGATTGAATGTTCGGTGATATATCCGTCAGACCTGGATCCTGAAAGATGAAAAATAATTCAATTATTGTGGTGGCATTGAGAAGCTTTTACTAGGAGATAGACCTGATCACGGGCCACCCGACCCGACAAATCCTACCCAACCTGCCCGAAAAAAAaaccgacccgacccgaccaagTGAAGGGTCGGGTACGGCAGAAATATTTGATTCGAAACTCAAAAAAACCTGATTCAATCCGAAAATTACACACAAAATTGCAGGCCAATCTGACCCAGCCCAaatccgacccgacccgacccgaccatgtcatgggccgggcatgGGCCAACATTTTTTAACACGAAACCCGAagtgacccgacccgaacccgacagATGATCAGGTTTACTAGGAGATATGTGTTGTCACCTGTAATTAATTGGGTAAACTACAAACATAAAAAATAAGAGTTTTTGCTAGATTCTACTCCCTGCATcctaaaataaatgcaattctaagACTGAACACGCAAACCAATGTATGTTgtgaaattacaaaaatacctcTTGTCTTTTGTAAGAATAATCCGGACACTGTCTTATCTTTTTTATAAGAAGACTCCAGAAACTTTTGTCTTTTATGGTAGTTGAGTCAAAATAACTATTTTTTGTGTGATAAATTTTAAACTCTAAATGTGCAATTGTTTTGGGACCGAGCCTGTAGGTAACTTGGTAAGTTGGTATACCGCTTGCTGCTCCCGGGGCGGAGCATGACCGCCAGCCTGAATAGTCAGCAGCACGATGGTGGTGTGGGCGTTGATGGCGAAGGACGCCAGCATCACTTTGTTCAAGATGTCATCTTTGACCCGGCGCAGCTGCTTGGACAAGTCCCCGACCGCGACGAGGCGCCGGATGGTGGACCTCTCCTGGCAGGCGGTGACCAGCTCGAGGGCACGCTGCAGGGTCTCCTCCAGGTCCTCCAGCGCGCCGGCCATCGCCGGGCTGTCGGCCACCGTCCCCGTCTGCTGCAGCTGAGACAGGATGGCGCTGAACCTAAGCACGCGCCTCGTGATCTCGCGGCAATCCTCCTCGATGTGGCGAGCCCTGTCCATGGCGTCCTTGATCATGAGCCCGATCTTGACGATCCTCTCCACGGTGGCCACCGGATCGGTCATCGATCCTTCCTGCCCCACGCACCTGCACACAAGATCGAGCAGATCAGGTAAGTTCTTGGAACTTTCTGGATCTTTTTTTGTAACTGAATTTTCTGGATCTTCTCCTAGCAACAATCAGAGCAAATAGATCTTCGCACCTCGAGCTTCCTCCTACACTGCAGGACTGAGGAATTGCCGGGCCCTTTATTGACTCGGCAGCAACTCTGCTCCGAGGATGAGTTGCTGAAGCATGGACTTTGTTTTTCTCTGGGCGTGGCGGCGCAGGTGAGCTGAGAATGGAAGAGGGTTTTACTTGTCCGCAAGCATCTCATGGACCCTCACCCACTGACACTGTAGCGTGCATGAAACCGTGTGGAAAGTATGGAGCGGCTATTGATTGTTGGGGATGACTTTTTGTGCTAAGTGCCAACATGAATACACGATTTTGCCAAGTGTATAAAAGTAGAAATCGATGAAGTGACAACAGACAAGAATGAGTCATTCCATCACGTGGTGGAGACCCATGCAAGGTACTGCAGCACCTGTTCAGGGCCCCAAAATTTAAGGGCCTCCAAATCTATTTTTGGTACTATTTTTCCAAACGTGATTAGCAAGAGATTACAAGACGCAATAAATAGtaaaagaaaaatctagaaGGAGAAGGATCTGTACGTGAGATGTGAACTCCTAGCATATCCCGTATATCATGATGCTTTGCTTTCCACTAAGTCTAATAATCGCGAGCGCGACTGGAACTCGCGACGTCGCAGACAACCCTATTCATCTTCTTCGTGGAGCAGCGGCGACCAGACTTGGGGAAGGGGTTGCCGAGACGCCGGTGGTCACCGACGGCCTTAGAAGAG
The genomic region above belongs to Panicum virgatum strain AP13 chromosome 8N, P.virgatum_v5, whole genome shotgun sequence and contains:
- the LOC120686348 gene encoding putative receptor-like protein kinase At4g00960 encodes the protein MTDPVATVERIVKIGLMIKDAMDRARHIEEDCREITRRVLRFSAILSQLQQTGTVADSPAMAGALEDLEETLQRALELVTACQERSTIRRLVAVGDLSKQLRRVKDDILNKVMLASFAINAHTTIVLLTIQAGGHAPPREQQADPGLTDISPNIQSTEDARSDLNGEENIVLTGNDAPFTPLVALKNFCLSELKDAINGGNIIGEGGSCKVYKGVLIDGNVVAIKIFKRPHKLSGWCCTYDQKLLLASKLQHQNIVKVVGYGHELGSSSVIMRLLKHKIRPAKERVLFWVEEYVPNGTLYTKIHESLLDWPSVSRILEQVAQGIHYLHEQHIVHRDLKPSNILLDCDMNPKNIDFEFSMVLNDEITESLIAGTVAYMAPEYAMRGIVSMKNDIFAFGAILLETISRSMCRSKPRGDCGLLHVYKWAWEAWEAGLTEELFDPSLIDGSPGMEIRRWVQVGLLCIQHNRKDRPSIADVLEMLNGKQELPTPKKPAYMKSDERREIR